From the genome of Vicia villosa cultivar HV-30 ecotype Madison, WI linkage group LG2, Vvil1.0, whole genome shotgun sequence, one region includes:
- the LOC131648837 gene encoding metacaspase-8-like — protein sequence MGGKKKALIVGFNYPESKMHIKSPANSATRFTDCLMTYYGFLSDDITLMLDENPRLNCNFPTNHQITPSYFTETMPSTYASAICTKLYQMITDSTDGDTLVFYFCGHGGRTPATDYNNNSGFVEYMCCSDGSIITDSNLRHLTECVSVGCSFTVVADCTASGGLIEGAKEILGHSTETPLTNKTSLTSNIWEPTLGTARRPLGILLSACQNDEEARAAINFNRMESACFYTDALLLVIQETKGNVTNWNLVKTITLMFQNMQWKQIPGLYCDESQMDLKFLGLNGSEQGL from the exons ATGGGTGGTAAGAAGAAAGCACTGATTGTTGGGTTTAACTATCCTGAATCAAAAATGCATATCAAGAGTCCTGCGAACTCTGCAACCAGATTTACGGATTGTTTGATGACATATTATGGATTTCTTTCCGATGATATAACTCTTATGCTTGATGAAAACCCCCGCTTGAATTGTAATTTTCCTACCAACCATCAAATTACTCCTTCCTATTTCACAGAGACAATGCCATCCACTTACGCCTCCGCCATATGCACAAAACTCTACCAAATGATAACAGATTCTACTGATGGAGACACCCTGGTTTTCTATTTCTGTGGACACGGTGGTCGCACTCCAGCAACCGATTACAATAATAATTCTGGCTTTGTTGAATATATGTGTTGCAGTGATGGATCTATTATCACAG ACTCAAATCTTCGGCACCTAACCGAATGTGTATCGGTGGGGTGCTCGTTTACTGTTGTGGCGGATTGCACGGCATCTGGAGGACTTATAGAAGGAGCTAAAGAGATTTTAGGACACAGTACGGAGACTCCCTTAACCAATAAGACCTCTCTCACCAGTAATATTTGGGAACCAACATTAGGCACGGCACGTCGCCCATTGGGTATACTTTTATCTGCCTGTCAAAATGATGAGGAAGCTCGGGCCGCCATTAATTTCAATAGAATGGAGTCTGCCTGCTTTTATACAGATGCCTTACTTCTTGTTATCCAAGAAACGAAAGGGAACGTGACTAATTGGAATTTAGTCAAAACTATAACACTTAtgtttcaaaatatgcaatggaAACAAATCCCTGGTTTGTACTGCGACGAGAGTCAAATGGATTTGAAATTTTTGGGTCTTAATGGATCAGAACAAGGATTATAG